A region of Drosophila suzukii chromosome 2L, CBGP_Dsuzu_IsoJpt1.0, whole genome shotgun sequence DNA encodes the following proteins:
- the LOC108016296 gene encoding E3 ubiquitin-protein ligase rnf168-like: MFQSLRSLVGGKPIKREGTRRAADGIEPEAIVDLTEDPVIKQLVDRNKDPCICPVCIDVVKEPVATKCGHVFCKECLTRAMGPSKLCPKCRKTETSFVRLYTYLP, from the coding sequence ATGTTTCAATCCTTGCGAAGTTTGGTAGGCGGGAAGCCCATTAAAAGGGAGGGTACACGCCGAGCAGCCGACGGAATTGAGCCCGAGGCTATCGTTGACTTGACCGAAGATCCCGTCATCAAGCAACTAGTCGATAGGAACAAGGACCCCTGCATATGCCCGGTTTGTATTGACGTGGTCAAGGAGCCGGTGGCCACCAAGTGTGGACACGTCTTTTGCAAGGAATGCCTGACCCGTGCAATGGGGCCATCTAAACTGTGCCCCAAGTGCAGGAAAACTGAGACCAGTTTCGTTCGCCTGTATACTTATCTAccttaa
- the LOC108011924 gene encoding adenylyl cyclase X E-like isoform X1, which produces MPLPGGKCQLNYARERMWEPGYLKAKCAELGLENELRLYRIRLWKSYLFSFFVLHIFVTTVHCTLLLTTIEHRSIVQFDVSLTTGSSVVLLLVLSVNFCDGFIAKHTWYMFCSSMVASLILVFADLTESIYHHYVHNWQLGTFYDTYIVYMIYIFLPIHFLSGAVLLAVLVSVLYIIYYVQILSDGFIQFVSQLFSTGGMSVDLVHYLCLNLVGIFYRVINDTIVRSSFLDRHQYIKEELWLRNARIQEKQLLDSILPPQISEPLQKDIQNRIILTKRGVGIRSLSALERAMAIQIHPDVSILYADVVNYTHLTTTLTVEKLVKVLHDLYGRFDLAAFRYKVQRIKFLGDCYYCVAGLADPDPDHANSCVALGLSMIDEITEVRDSQNLDINMRIGVHSGNLFAGVIGEAKLQFDIWGLDVTIANVLESTGVAGFVHISGATLNNLSEQRYVIEDGPEMARNHPLLSRYRISTYIVRQDLQEDQDESDEDFDELHAVSLFNVGSRQRLSNNANESLRAIFNAELREEFRNMPVSAFNPKTLYGIYRRRGVKVPLYHQLNLCLKYLDPDVERAYLKQTDYLFKYSMLLSLCVGYCLVYIELMDTKIICPTCMILPAIVTVVQTILTFITWYKKICWTRFGNQPHNYSRISCIIFRVHEKIIGSMMIRITIYLFLVISGFSVMCLIVMSCNREEFELAFIEERLFHYEQETKICFHPWVATNMVSLMICQTFTFASIPIVVKTIMAILETIGYLVIIFFEFEFVFHHSVTTNPSFPAEYAHALLICITLLTMVVKERQLEFTNKVNFHWRVELRKKEADANLTNHSIIIILNNILPAHIVDVYINSMAKHELYYENYQMVSVMFAMLINFEMDLRSLRILNEIIAEFDMLLLFYKEYYSVEKIKVVGCTYMAACGLNLNFAGTTSKTMKDNPSATETTEGSNVRFLFEQDLKDREEVVFVMASYALDMMRTLAKCNQAYQSIPGDRNILDGSIAIGISSGEVMAGIVGASHPHYDIWGNPVNMASRMESTGLPGNIHVTEESARILHEFGIVCKYRGLTFVKGRGEIPTFLVGIDDNLNFITTEPKRAPSHVERSSVVSLQTTFSNPNNVDALANISRHTLHDF; this is translated from the exons ATGCCTTTGCCTGGAGGAAAGTGCCAGCTTAACTACGCGAGAGAACGCATGTGGGAACCCGGCTACCTCAAg GCCAAATGTGCAGAGTTGGGCTTGGAAAACGAGTTGCGATTGTACCGAATACGCCTTTGGAAGAGTTACCTATTCTCTTTCTTTGTTCTGCACATTTTCGTCACCACTGTGCATTGTACGCTGCTGTTAACAACCATTGAG CACCGGTCGATTGTCCAGTTTGATGTGTCCCTCACCACAGGAAGTTCCGTTGTTCTTTTACTAGTACTGAGTGTTAATTTCTGCGATGGCTTTATTGCGAAACACACTTGGTATATGTTTTGCAGCTCGATGGTTGCCTCCCTTATTTTGGTATTCGCTG ATCTAACTGAATCTATTTACCACCACTATGTTCACAACTGGCAGCTGGGGACGTTCTACGACACCTACATCGTATACATGATATACATCTTCCTGCCGATCCACTTCTTGAGCGGTGCCGTCCTGCTTGCAGTGCTAGTGTCAGTCCTGTACATTATCTACTACGTGCAAATCCTGTCCGACGGGTTCATCCAATTCGTGTCCCAACTGTTTTCCACCGGCGGAATGTCCGTGGACTTGGTGCACTACCTGTGCCTCAATCTGGTGGGCATATTCTACCGCGTGATAAACGACACAATAGTGCGCTCATCCTTCCTGGACCGGCACCAGTACATCAAGGAGGAGCTCTGGCTGCGCAACGCCCGAATCCAGGAGAAGCAGTTGCTGGACTCCATCCTGCCGCCGCAGATCTCGGAGCCCTTGCAAAAGGACATTCAGAACCGGATTATCCTGACCAAGCGCGGCGTCGGGATTCGTTCCTTGAGTGCCTTGGAGCGTGCCATGGCCATCCAGATCCATCCCGATGTCTCCATCTTGTACGCAGATGTGGTGAACTACACCCACTTGACCACTACATTGACGGTGGAGAAGTTGGTAAAGGTCCTGCACGACCTCTACGGAAGATTCGATTTGGCTGCTTTTCGCTACAAGGTGCAGCGCATCAAGTTCCTGGGCGACTGTTACTACTGTGTGGCGGGTTTGGCAGACCCCGATCCCGACCACGCGAACAGTTGTGTGGCCCTAGGCCTTTCCATGATCGACGAAATCACGGAAGTACG TGACTCGCAAAACTTGGACATAAATATGCGCATTGGAGTTCATTCGGGGAACCTGTTTGCCGGAGTTATTGGCGAAGCCAAACTTCAGTTTGACATATGGG GACTGGACGTCACTATTGCCAATGTTCTGGAATCCACCGGAGTGGCGGGATTCGTGCACATCAGTGGTGCAACTTTGAATAATCTGAGCGAACAGCGCTACGTTATTGAAGATGGTCCCGAAATGGCACGGAATCATCCACTTCTGAGTAGATACCGAATAAGTACATACATAGTTCGACAAGACTTGCAAGAAGATCAGGATGAAAGTGACGAGGATTTTGATGAACTGCATGCTGTCTCCCTCTTTAATGTAGGGTCAAGGCAGAGACTGAGTAATAATGCTAATGAAAGCCTGAGAGCGATTTTTAATGCAGAGTTAAGGGAAGAGTTTCGGAATATGCCAGTCAGTGCATTTAA CCCTAAAACCTTGTACGGCATctatagacgaagaggagtaAAGGTCCCATTGTATCACCAGTTAAACTTATGCCTGAAATACCTCGACCCCGATGTGGAGAGAGCATACCTGAAGCAAACCGACTACCTATTCAAGTACAGCATGCTTCTGTCCTTGTGCGTTGGATACTGTCTGGTGTACATTGAACTAATGGACACTAAAATTATTTGCCCTACTTGCATGATTTTGCCCGCCATCGTGACTGTAGTACAGACCATTTTGACCTTTATAACGTGGTACAAAAAGATTTGCTGGACCAGGTTTGGCAACCAGCCCCATAACTACAGCCGAATTAGCTGCATTATATTTCGGGTTCACGAGAAAATCATAGGCAGTATGATGATTCGCATAACCATTTACCTCTTTCTAGTGATATCGGGGTTTTCCGTGATGTGTCTCATTGTA ATGTCATGTAATCGCGAAGAGTTCGAGTTGGCCTTTATAGAGGAAAGGCTCTTTCACTATGAGCAAGAGACAAAGATATGCTTTCATCCCTGGGTTGCAACCAACATGGTCTCCCTGATGATTTGTCAGACTTTCACATTCGCCAGTATTCCGATCGTGGTGAAGACTATAATGGCCATTTTGGAGACGATCGGCTACTTGGTGATAATTTTCTTCGAGTTTGAGTTCGTCTTTCATCACAGCGTGACGACGAACCCCAGTTTTCCCGCAGAGTACGCACACGCTCTGCTAATATGCATTACCCTGCTAACTATGGTTGTGAAGGAGCGCCAACTAGAGTTCACCAACAAAGTAAACTTCCA CTGGCGCGTTGAGTTAAGGAAGAAGGAAGCTGACGCCAATTTAACCAATCACTCCATTATTATTATCCTTAACAACATTCTTCCCGCCCACATCG TCGACGTTTACATTAATTCGATGGCCAAGCACGAACTCTACTATGAAAATTATCAAATGGTTTCGGTTATGTTTGCCATGTTAATAAATTTTGAAATGGATCTAAGAAGCTTGCGTATACTAAATGAAATTATTGCCGAATTTGATATGTTG TTACTGTTCTACAAGGAATATTATTCGGTTGAGAAGATCAAAGTCGTCGGATGCACATATATGGCTGCCTGTGGACTAAACCTGAACTTTGCTGGTACCACCAGCAAAACAATGAAGGATAACCCGAGCGCGACTG AGACCACCGAAGGGAGTAATGTTCGGTTTTTGTTCGAGCAAGATTTAAAAGACCGCGAGGAAGTGGTCTTTGTGATGGCTTCATATGCCCTGGATATGATGCGCACGCTGGCCAAATGTAATCAGGCGTACCAAAGTATTCCGGGTGATCGGAATATTCTGGACGGGTCGATAGCCATCGGCATTTCCAGCGGGGAGGTTATGGCTGGTATAGTGGGCGCATCGCATCCGCACTACGATATCTGGGGCAATCCAGTCAACATGGCCTCAAGGATGGAGTCGACGGGACTACCGGGCAATATCCACGTGACGGAGGAGTCCGCGAGAATTCTCCACGAATTCGGCATTGTCTGCAAATATCGCGGCTTGACTTTCGTGAAAGGGCGTGGCGAAATCCCGACATTTTTAGTGGGAATTGATGACAACCTAAACTTTATCACTACAGAGCCCAAACGAGCTCCCAGTCATGTTGAGCGCAGTTCAGTTGTATCATTGCAAACCACCTTTTCTAACCCAAATAATGTAGATGCTCTTGCTAACATTTCCAGACACACACTACATGATTTTTAA
- the LOC108011924 gene encoding adenylyl cyclase X E-like isoform X2, translating into MALLRNTLGICFAARWLPPLFWYSLLGTFYDTYIVYMIYIFLPIHFLSGAVLLAVLVSVLYIIYYVQILSDGFIQFVSQLFSTGGMSVDLVHYLCLNLVGIFYRVINDTIVRSSFLDRHQYIKEELWLRNARIQEKQLLDSILPPQISEPLQKDIQNRIILTKRGVGIRSLSALERAMAIQIHPDVSILYADVVNYTHLTTTLTVEKLVKVLHDLYGRFDLAAFRYKVQRIKFLGDCYYCVAGLADPDPDHANSCVALGLSMIDEITEVRDSQNLDINMRIGVHSGNLFAGVIGEAKLQFDIWGLDVTIANVLESTGVAGFVHISGATLNNLSEQRYVIEDGPEMARNHPLLSRYRISTYIVRQDLQEDQDESDEDFDELHAVSLFNVGSRQRLSNNANESLRAIFNAELREEFRNMPVSAFNPKTLYGIYRRRGVKVPLYHQLNLCLKYLDPDVERAYLKQTDYLFKYSMLLSLCVGYCLVYIELMDTKIICPTCMILPAIVTVVQTILTFITWYKKICWTRFGNQPHNYSRISCIIFRVHEKIIGSMMIRITIYLFLVISGFSVMCLIVMSCNREEFELAFIEERLFHYEQETKICFHPWVATNMVSLMICQTFTFASIPIVVKTIMAILETIGYLVIIFFEFEFVFHHSVTTNPSFPAEYAHALLICITLLTMVVKERQLEFTNKVNFHWRVELRKKEADANLTNHSIIIILNNILPAHIVDVYINSMAKHELYYENYQMVSVMFAMLINFEMDLRSLRILNEIIAEFDMLLLFYKEYYSVEKIKVVGCTYMAACGLNLNFAGTTSKTMKDNPSATETTEGSNVRFLFEQDLKDREEVVFVMASYALDMMRTLAKCNQAYQSIPGDRNILDGSIAIGISSGEVMAGIVGASHPHYDIWGNPVNMASRMESTGLPGNIHVTEESARILHEFGIVCKYRGLTFVKGRGEIPTFLVGIDDNLNFITTEPKRAPSHVERSSVVSLQTTFSNPNNVDALANISRHTLHDF; encoded by the exons ATGGCTTTATTGCGAAACACACTTGGTATATGTTTTGCAGCTCGATGGTTGCCTCCCTTATTTTGGTATTCGCTG CTGGGGACGTTCTACGACACCTACATCGTATACATGATATACATCTTCCTGCCGATCCACTTCTTGAGCGGTGCCGTCCTGCTTGCAGTGCTAGTGTCAGTCCTGTACATTATCTACTACGTGCAAATCCTGTCCGACGGGTTCATCCAATTCGTGTCCCAACTGTTTTCCACCGGCGGAATGTCCGTGGACTTGGTGCACTACCTGTGCCTCAATCTGGTGGGCATATTCTACCGCGTGATAAACGACACAATAGTGCGCTCATCCTTCCTGGACCGGCACCAGTACATCAAGGAGGAGCTCTGGCTGCGCAACGCCCGAATCCAGGAGAAGCAGTTGCTGGACTCCATCCTGCCGCCGCAGATCTCGGAGCCCTTGCAAAAGGACATTCAGAACCGGATTATCCTGACCAAGCGCGGCGTCGGGATTCGTTCCTTGAGTGCCTTGGAGCGTGCCATGGCCATCCAGATCCATCCCGATGTCTCCATCTTGTACGCAGATGTGGTGAACTACACCCACTTGACCACTACATTGACGGTGGAGAAGTTGGTAAAGGTCCTGCACGACCTCTACGGAAGATTCGATTTGGCTGCTTTTCGCTACAAGGTGCAGCGCATCAAGTTCCTGGGCGACTGTTACTACTGTGTGGCGGGTTTGGCAGACCCCGATCCCGACCACGCGAACAGTTGTGTGGCCCTAGGCCTTTCCATGATCGACGAAATCACGGAAGTACG TGACTCGCAAAACTTGGACATAAATATGCGCATTGGAGTTCATTCGGGGAACCTGTTTGCCGGAGTTATTGGCGAAGCCAAACTTCAGTTTGACATATGGG GACTGGACGTCACTATTGCCAATGTTCTGGAATCCACCGGAGTGGCGGGATTCGTGCACATCAGTGGTGCAACTTTGAATAATCTGAGCGAACAGCGCTACGTTATTGAAGATGGTCCCGAAATGGCACGGAATCATCCACTTCTGAGTAGATACCGAATAAGTACATACATAGTTCGACAAGACTTGCAAGAAGATCAGGATGAAAGTGACGAGGATTTTGATGAACTGCATGCTGTCTCCCTCTTTAATGTAGGGTCAAGGCAGAGACTGAGTAATAATGCTAATGAAAGCCTGAGAGCGATTTTTAATGCAGAGTTAAGGGAAGAGTTTCGGAATATGCCAGTCAGTGCATTTAA CCCTAAAACCTTGTACGGCATctatagacgaagaggagtaAAGGTCCCATTGTATCACCAGTTAAACTTATGCCTGAAATACCTCGACCCCGATGTGGAGAGAGCATACCTGAAGCAAACCGACTACCTATTCAAGTACAGCATGCTTCTGTCCTTGTGCGTTGGATACTGTCTGGTGTACATTGAACTAATGGACACTAAAATTATTTGCCCTACTTGCATGATTTTGCCCGCCATCGTGACTGTAGTACAGACCATTTTGACCTTTATAACGTGGTACAAAAAGATTTGCTGGACCAGGTTTGGCAACCAGCCCCATAACTACAGCCGAATTAGCTGCATTATATTTCGGGTTCACGAGAAAATCATAGGCAGTATGATGATTCGCATAACCATTTACCTCTTTCTAGTGATATCGGGGTTTTCCGTGATGTGTCTCATTGTA ATGTCATGTAATCGCGAAGAGTTCGAGTTGGCCTTTATAGAGGAAAGGCTCTTTCACTATGAGCAAGAGACAAAGATATGCTTTCATCCCTGGGTTGCAACCAACATGGTCTCCCTGATGATTTGTCAGACTTTCACATTCGCCAGTATTCCGATCGTGGTGAAGACTATAATGGCCATTTTGGAGACGATCGGCTACTTGGTGATAATTTTCTTCGAGTTTGAGTTCGTCTTTCATCACAGCGTGACGACGAACCCCAGTTTTCCCGCAGAGTACGCACACGCTCTGCTAATATGCATTACCCTGCTAACTATGGTTGTGAAGGAGCGCCAACTAGAGTTCACCAACAAAGTAAACTTCCA CTGGCGCGTTGAGTTAAGGAAGAAGGAAGCTGACGCCAATTTAACCAATCACTCCATTATTATTATCCTTAACAACATTCTTCCCGCCCACATCG TCGACGTTTACATTAATTCGATGGCCAAGCACGAACTCTACTATGAAAATTATCAAATGGTTTCGGTTATGTTTGCCATGTTAATAAATTTTGAAATGGATCTAAGAAGCTTGCGTATACTAAATGAAATTATTGCCGAATTTGATATGTTG TTACTGTTCTACAAGGAATATTATTCGGTTGAGAAGATCAAAGTCGTCGGATGCACATATATGGCTGCCTGTGGACTAAACCTGAACTTTGCTGGTACCACCAGCAAAACAATGAAGGATAACCCGAGCGCGACTG AGACCACCGAAGGGAGTAATGTTCGGTTTTTGTTCGAGCAAGATTTAAAAGACCGCGAGGAAGTGGTCTTTGTGATGGCTTCATATGCCCTGGATATGATGCGCACGCTGGCCAAATGTAATCAGGCGTACCAAAGTATTCCGGGTGATCGGAATATTCTGGACGGGTCGATAGCCATCGGCATTTCCAGCGGGGAGGTTATGGCTGGTATAGTGGGCGCATCGCATCCGCACTACGATATCTGGGGCAATCCAGTCAACATGGCCTCAAGGATGGAGTCGACGGGACTACCGGGCAATATCCACGTGACGGAGGAGTCCGCGAGAATTCTCCACGAATTCGGCATTGTCTGCAAATATCGCGGCTTGACTTTCGTGAAAGGGCGTGGCGAAATCCCGACATTTTTAGTGGGAATTGATGACAACCTAAACTTTATCACTACAGAGCCCAAACGAGCTCCCAGTCATGTTGAGCGCAGTTCAGTTGTATCATTGCAAACCACCTTTTCTAACCCAAATAATGTAGATGCTCTTGCTAACATTTCCAGACACACACTACATGATTTTTAA
- the LOC108011925 gene encoding adenylyl cyclase X E-like, whose amino-acid sequence MNLNQRQSTKAPFKNRRLRPCHLDYADERLWELTYLRAKCKELKLEEEYRKYQIRLMISNLSVFYVLFILVCVSFLAVELIFVTNLKGIYFDLITRQLSFTVVLIILSVNFCENFVTRHRWVMIFTSVLSAYVVVAMDITQNLFHYFTGGWPLNATFDVFVLCMIYMFMPIPSIRGAALLATSVSLVYVSYYMYSLSFTRVFVERRAHAYDILSVDILHNVGFNMMGIFFRIMNETMVRASFLDRHQFIVEEKWLRHALQQESMLLDSILPPQIAKPIQDSIKNKIKQNDNEFDRFSARGVWRRETFMAIQIHPDVSILYADVVNYTHLTTTLTVENLVKVLHDLYGRFDMAASTFNVQRIKFLGDCYYCVAGLTTPDPDHAKCAVSLGISMIANIQEVRAERKLDIDMRIGVHSGSLIAGVIGEAKLQYDIWGADVEIANRLEATGRPGFVHISGRTLSNLNLANYTIMSGSEKARNDPLLNSMSTYLITGHINRSSIASTMEGVLSGSSLDIKPVDTVRSNRASRTSLTEELREEFRNMPVGGFDFHSPCCRQAGNDTHKKTEREIGLFCAAFKDKSLEWNYMHQPDFIFKSSVLLAWGIGCCLIYIQIVTNNFSCPVCIVVDLITFLFLTSLLCISWYKKLCWWKSGRYAFKMHGEYSCMVFHLFEKIQHSVTLRIGTYLLIIISYYAVISLIMINCDRDMYELSYIESKLFHYEMDPDICFHPWSFTNMISLILGISYTFARIPFALKIFVSCCETVAFVLIVFFQFAFIFQHSATTTPFMRAEIAHCLRVCMMLATMYAKERQSEFNTKMNYKLNVDLQNKQKAADVTNQSIIILLNNILPSHVVDLYLNSLAKHELYYENYQMVSVMFAMLINFPMNLPSLRVLNDIITEFDRLLTAYREYYVVEKIKVVGCTYMAACGLDFNLASNVRQSSHIRHSSLHIEVEQARNLRMTDDNYDSDVNDGNDEVVFIMTTFALDLMRTLSACNRAHSDSYFERSLSSGKICIGISSGEIMAGVVGASQPHYDIWGNPVNMASRMESTGLPGHIQVTEESAKILQEFDILCIYRGMTFVKGRGEIPTYFVGIDENLKFMSAKLANQSSSRRFSVMSSLDPDSVGRDSSSYECSSE is encoded by the exons ATGAACCTTAATCAAAGACAATCGACCAAGGCCCCGTTTAAAAACAGAAGGCTAAGACCATGTCATCTTGACTACGCTGATGAACGTCTTTGGGAACTGACTTATTTGAGG GCCAAATGCAAGGAGCTGAAATTGGAGGAGGAGTACAGGAAGTATCAGATCCGCCTGATGATCAGTAATCTGTCCGTTTTCTATGTTTTGTTTATTCTTGTATGTGTTAGTTTTCTAGCAGTTGAACTGATTTTCGTAACG AACTTAAAAGGCATCTACTTTGATTTAATTACCAGGCAATTGTCGTTTACCGTAGTACTAATTATACTAAGCGTCAATTTTTGCGAAAACTTTGTAACTCGCCACCGGTGGGTCATGATTTTCACCTCTGTTTTGTCTGCATATGTTGTGGTAGCTATGG ATATAACGCAGAATTTGTTTCATTATTTCACGGGCGGCTGGCCCCTAAATGCCACATTTGACGTCTTCGTGCTCTGCATGATCTACATGTTTATGCCAATACCCTCAATTAGGGGAGCAGCCCTACTCGCCACCTCAGTCAGCCTCGTTTACGTATCCTATTACATGTACTCACTCTCATTTACCAGAGTGTTCGTCGAGCGCAGAGCTCACGCCTACGATATACTATCCGTTGATATTTTACACAACGTGGGCTTCAACATGATGGGTATATTTTTCCGAATCATGAACGAGACTATGGTTCGTGCCTCCTTCCTGGACCGCCACCAGTTCATAGTGGAGGAGAAGTGGTTGCGCCACGCCCTGCAACAGGAGTCTATGCTTCTGGACAGCATCCTGCCTCCCCAGATAGCGAAACCCATCCAGGACAGCATCAAGAACAAGATCAAGCAAAACGATAACGAGTTCGACCGCTTCAGCGCGAGAGGTGTCTGGAGAAGGGAAACCTTTATGGCCATCCAGATCCATCCCGATGTCTCCATCCTCTACGCAGATGTGGTGAACTACACCCACTTGACAACGACACTGACGGTGGAGAACCTAGTGAAGGTCCTGCACGATCTGTATGGCAGATTCGATATGGCTGCCTCTACTTTCAATGTGCAGCGCATCAAGTTCCTCGGTGACTGCTACTATTGTGTGGCGGGACTAACGACGCCCGATCCAGATCACGCGAAATGTGCCGTGTCCTTGGGCATTTCCATGATTGCCAACATCCAGGAAGTGCG GGCTGAACGTAAATTGGACATCGACATGCGCATAGGAGTACATTCAGGATCACTTATTGCAGGCGTTATCGGCGAGGCGAAGCTGCAGTATGATATATGGG GTGCTGACGTTGAGATCGCTAATCGACTGGAGGCTACTGGAAGACCGGGATTCGTACACATTAGTGGACGGACCTTAAGTAACTTGAACCTTGCTAATTATACAATAATGTCGGGTTCAGAAAAAGCACGAAATGATCCGTTGCTCAATTCAATGAGTACCTATCTAATAACTGGTCACATAAACCGTAGTTCAATCGCATCCACTATGGAAGGAGTTTTATCCGGATCGAGTCTTGACATTAAACCTGTAGACACTGTACGATCGAACAGAGCAAGTCGCACTTCATTGACTGAAGAGTTGCGCGAAGAGTTCCGGAATATGCCAGTTGGGGGCTTCGA TTTTCATTCACCTTGCTGCCGTCAAGCTGGTAATGACACCCATAAGAAAACAGAGCGCGAAATCGGGCTTTTTTGTGCGGCGTTCAAGGACAAATCTCTGGAATGGAATTATATGCACCAGCCCGACTTCATCTTTAAGTCCTCGGTGCTACTGGCCTGGGGAATCGGGTGTTGCCTGATCTACATCCAGATAGTGACTAACAATTTTTCTTGCCCTGTTTGCATTGTGGTCGACTTGATTACGTTTTTATTTCTGACTTCTCTGCTCTGCATATCGTGGTACAAGAAATTATGTTGGTGGAAAAGTGGACGCTATGCATTTAAAATGCATGGTGAATACAGCTGCATGGTTTTTCACCTGTTCGAGAAGATCCAACATAGTGTGACCCTGCGCATTGGCACCTATTTGCTGATCATAATTTCCTACTACGCGGTGATCTCCCTGATAATG ATAAACTGTGACCGCGACATGTATGAGCTGAGTTACATCGAGAGCAAGCTCTTTCACTACGAAATGGATCCGGATATCTGCTTCCATCCGTGGTCCTTTACCAACATGATTTCCCTGATCCTTGGCATAAGCTATACCTTCGCGCGCATCCCGTTCGCCCTCAAGATATTCGTTAGCTGCTGCGAAACCGTCGCCTTCGTCTTGATCGTGTTTTTCCAGTTCGCGTTCATTTTCCAGCACAGTGCTACCACGACCCCGTTTATGAGAGCTGAAATTGCGCACTGTCTTCGGGTGTGCATGATGTTAGCCACCATGTATGCAAAGGAGCGGCAGTCCGAATTTAACACAAAAATGAACTACAA GCTCAATGTGGATTTGCAAAACAAGCAAAAGGCGGCCGACGTTACAAACCAATCAATAATAATTCTGCTCAATAACATCCTTCCTTCTCATGTTG TCGACCTATATCTTAATTCGTTAGCCAAACACGAGCTCTACTATGAAAATTATCAAATGGTGTCGGTCATGTTTGCAATGTTGATCAATTTTCCAATGAATTTGCCCAGCTTACGAGTGCTCAACGATATTATAACCGAATTCGATAGACTG TTGACAGCCTATAGGGAATATTATGTGGTTGAGAAAATTAAAGTCGTTGGTTGCACTTACATGGCAGCATGTGGATTGGATTTCAATTTGGCCTCAAACGTCCGCCAAAGCAGTCACATTCGCCATAGCTCACTTCATATTGAGG TGGAACAGGCGCGAAATCTGAGGATGACGGATGATAACTATGACAGCGATGTCAACGATGGCAACGACGAAGTGGTCTTTATAATGACCACGTTCGCTCTGGACCTGATGCGAACCCTCTCGGCGTGCAACAGGGCCCACTCGGATTCTTATTTCGAGCGCTCCTTATCCAGCGGTAAGATCTGCATTGGAATCTCCAGTGGCGAGATAATGGCCGGCGTGGTGGGGGCTTCCCAGCCGCACTACGACATCTGGGGAAACCCGGTCAATATGGCCTCCCGAATGGAATCAACGGGGCTGCCTGGCCACATCCAGGTGACAGAGGAGTCCGCCAAAATTCTCCAGGAGTTCGACATTCTGTGCATCTACCGCGGCATGACCTTTGTTAAGGGCCGTGGTGAAATACCCACATACTTCGTAGGCATCGATGAAAACCTGAAGTTCATGTCCGCGAAATTGGCCAATCAGAGTTCGTCAAGACGCTTTTCAGTCATGTCTTCACTAGATCCAGACTCTGTTGGTAGGGATTCTTCTAGTTATGAGTGTTCGAGCGAATAG